One genomic window of Daphnia pulex isolate KAP4 chromosome 10, ASM2113471v1 includes the following:
- the LOC124204899 gene encoding LOW QUALITY PROTEIN: heat shock protein HSP 90-beta-like (The sequence of the model RefSeq protein was modified relative to this genomic sequence to represent the inferred CDS: deleted 2 bases in 1 codon), producing the protein MVVIFKSPCCIVTSQYGWTANMERIMKKAQALRDTSTMDYMAAKKHLEINFDHPIVEALRVKAEADKNDKAVKDLFMLLFETSLLSSGFSLEEPDVHASRIYRMIKLGLGIDEDDVPAGGEEAKAEEEMSPLENDENASRWRKAIKRVKYCYETQTPFL; encoded by the exons ATGGTCGTCATTTTCAAGTCTCCCTGCTGTATCGTCACCTCCCAGTACGGCTGGACCGCCAACATGGAGCGTATCATGAAG AAGGCTCAGGCTTTGAGGGATACCTCCACCATGGATTACATGGCCGCCAAGAAGCACTTGGAAATCAACTTCGACCATCCCATCGTCGAAGCCCTGCGCGTCAAAGCAGAGGCTGACAAGAACGACAAAGCCGTCAAGGATTTGTTCATGTTGCTGTTTGAAACCTCTCTGCTGTCATCTGGTTTCTCCCTGGAAGAGCCAGACGTCCATGCTTCTCGCATCTACCGCATGATCAAATTGGGTTTGGGTatcgatgaagatgatgtcCCTGCTGGTGGTGAGGAAGCcaaagccgaagaagagatGTCGCCATTGGAGAATGATGAAAATGCTTCTCGCTGGAGAAAGGCGATTAAACGTGTCAAATACTGTTATGAAACACAAACTCCGTTTCTCTAA
- the LOC124204905 gene encoding histone H2A, whose product MSGRGKGGKVKGKSKTRSSRAGLQFPVGRIHRMLRKGSYAERVGAGAPVYLAAVMEYLAAEVLELAGNAARDNKKTRIIPRHLQLAIRNDEELNKLLSGVTIAQGGVLPNIQAVLLPKKTDKPAKA is encoded by the coding sequence ATGTCTGGCCGTGGCAAAGGAGGCAAAGTCAAGGGAAAGTCAAAGACCCGTTCCAGCAGGGCCGGACTTCAATTCCCCGTCGGTCGTATCCACCGAATGCTCCGCAAAGGATCGTATGCTGAGCGCGTCGGTGCCGGTGCCCCCGTCTACTTGGCTGCCGTCATGGAGTACTTGGCCGCTGAGGTCCTCGAGTTAGCCGGTAACGCCGCCCGTGACAACAAGAAGACCCGCATCATCCCTCGTCACTTGCAATTGGCCATCcgcaacgacgaagagttGAACAAACTTCTCTCCGGTGTCACCATCGCTCAGGGTGGTGTCTTGCCCAACATCCAGGCCGTTCTCTTGCCCAAGAAGACCGACAAACCCGCCAAGGCTTAA
- the LOC124204907 gene encoding histone H4 has protein sequence MTGRGKGGKGLGKGGAKRHRKVLRDNIQGITKPAIRRLARRGGVKRISGLIYEETRGVLKVFLENVIRDAVTYTEHAKRKTVTAMDVVYALKRQGRTLYGFGG, from the coding sequence ATGACTGGTCGCggcaaaggaggaaaaggactCGGCAAGGGAGGCGCCAAACGTCATCGCAAAGTTTTGCGTGACAACATCCAGGGAATCACCAAGCCGGCCATCCGTCGTCTTGCCCGTCGTGGTGGTGTCAAGCGAATCTCTGGTCTCATCTACGAGGAGACCCGTGGTGTGTTGAAGGTGTTCCTTGAGAACGTGATTCGTGACGCCGTCACCTACACTGAACACGCCAAGAGGAAGACGGTGACGGCCATGGACGTCGTCTACGCATTGAAACGCCAGGGCCGCACTCTGTACGGTTTCGGCGGTTAA
- the LOC124204902 gene encoding histone H3: MARTKQTARKSTGGKAPRKQLATKAARKSAPATGGVKKPHRYRPGTVALREIRRYQKSTELLIRKLPFQRLVREIAQDFKTDLRFQSSAVMALQEASEAYLVGLFEDTNLCAIHAKRVTIMPKDIQLARRIRGERA; the protein is encoded by the coding sequence ATGGCCCGTACTAAGCAGACCGCTCGCAAATCCACCGGTGGCAAGGCGCCCCGCAAACAGTTGGCCACCAAAGCCGCTCGCAAAAGTGCCCCGGCCACAGGAGGAGTCAAGAAACCCCATCGTTATCGTCCCGGCACCGTCGCCCTTCGTGAGATCCGTCGCTACCAAAAGTCGACCGAGCTTCTGATCCGCAAGTTGCCATTCCAGCGCTTGGTCAGAGAAATCGCCCAGGATTTCAAGACCGACTTGCGTTTCCAGAGCTCGGCCGTCATGGCCCTGCAGGAGGCCAGCGAGGCTTACTTGGTGGGTCTTTTCGAAGACACCAACTTGTGCGCCATCCACGCCAAGCGAGTCACCATCATGCCAAAAGACATCCAGCTCGCTCGCCGTATTCGTGGTGAACGTGCCTAA
- the LOC124204900 gene encoding histone H2B.3-like, producing MPPKVSGKAAKKAGKAQKNIAKGDKKKKRKRKESYAIYIYKVLKQVHPDTGISSKAMTIMNSFVNDIFERIAGESSRLAHYNKRSTITSREIQTAVRLLLPGELAKHAVSEGTKAVTKVHQHQVDCSSWSLYKPNGPFQGHQNIQEMKTN from the coding sequence ATGCCCCCCAAGGTTAGCGGTAAAGCAGCGAAGAAGGCCGGCAAGGCCCAGAAGAACATCGCCAAGggcgacaagaagaagaagcgcaagagGAAGGAGAGCTACGCCATTTACATCTACAAAGTCTTGAAGCAGGTCCACCCCGACACTGGCATCTCCTCCAAAGCCATGACCATCATGAACAGCttcgtcaacgacattttcgagCGCATCGCTGGAGAGTCGTCCCGTCTTgcccactacaacaagcgTTCGACCATCACCAGCCGGGAAATCCAGACGGCCGTCCGTCTGCTCTTGCCCGGTGAGTTGGCCAAGCACGCCGTGTCTGAAGGCACCAAGGCAGTCACCAAagtacaccagcaccaagtagATTGTTCCTCTTGGTCTCTCTACAAACcaaacggcccttttcagggccaccaaaatattcaagaaatgaaaacaaattaa